The following proteins come from a genomic window of Dreissena polymorpha isolate Duluth1 chromosome 1, UMN_Dpol_1.0, whole genome shotgun sequence:
- the LOC127864509 gene encoding uncharacterized protein LOC127864509 encodes MVNSKCLGNCTGILLLGYVMLTTERFVPFVNCWGESFDNVSYKCATYRGIKTCDVQFRKNCSETLTMEYISVMSFISWNRMLHLMMLVVGAGIAKFVCYKLDFVNATQRVLACVGLFTETMQCSNYVLILALVGPANGFMAANTTTSFRVVASIDGLLTCINLALVITPAVTYCRSRCSQPKATSNVPPTQPITNLEQQPLALIPVEYEKAVAKDSKHAKMPTIMKIENILGSSKTDYQYELSQALQQGWNEHAHFGIGKDAKGLTHSNMDIQSIRPVDNQFALWKYNCRRQAVCDFAASVGGYLKNLHEYKNEC; translated from the exons atggTGAACAGCAAGTGTCTGGGTAATTGTACAGGTATTCTCCTATTAGGATACGTTATGTTAACGACTGAAAGGTTTGTTCCTTTTGTCAATTGTTGGGGAGAATCTTTCGATAACGTTTCTTACAAATGTGCAACGTACAGAGGAATAAAAACATGCGACGTACAGTTTAGAAAGAATTGCTCAGAAACTCTGACAATGG aatACATTTCGGTTATGTCATTTATAAGTTGGAACAGAATGCTGCACCTTATGATGCTTGTGGTCGGCGCCGGTATTGCGAAGTTCGTATGCTACAAATTGGATTTTGTGAACGCTACGCAACGCGTACTTGCTTGTGTTGGATTATTTACAG AGACAATGCAGTGTTCGAACTACGTGCTTATACTCGCCTTGGTTGGCCCGGCGAACGGGTTTATGGCGGCCAACACAACTACCTCCTTCCGTGTTGTTGCCAGTATTGATGGACTCCTGACTTGTATAAACTTGGCTTTAGTAATAACCCCAG CAGTAACATATTGCCGATCCCGATGTTCACAACCTAAAGCCACATCAAACGTACCACCGACTCAACCGATAACCAACTTGGAACAACAACCACTTGCACTGATTCCTGTCGAATATGAGAAAGCAGTTGCAAAAGACAGTAAACACGCTAAAATGCCAACAATTATGAAGATCGAAAACATTCTCGGATCAAGTAAAACAGACTACCAATATGAATTGTCGCAAGCATTACAACAAGGCTGGAATGAGCATGCGCACTTCGGAATTGGCAAAGATGCTAAAGGACTTACACATTCTAACATGGATATTCAAAGTATAAGACCTGTTGATAATCAGTTCGCTTTATGGAAATACAATTGTCGAAGGCAAGCAGTCTGTGATTTTGCTGCATCGGTTGGTGGTTATTTGAAAAACCTTCATGAATACAAAAACGAATGTTGA